One part of the Brevundimonas sp. NIBR11 genome encodes these proteins:
- a CDS encoding superoxide dismutase, translated as MIRKTVLLAGVTAALLTAAPALAQDAPAAPAAQAQASGSIQLQPGASVKGSDGAVLGTLEGVQNNAAGEQELTVRGSDGALRGVGLAGLTQQGADVVVGVSSAEFATAPVVEDSAPATTDDMAPTPGDATANPSPIPGQPVTKPAEDTTEPEATEPEASPTPQG; from the coding sequence ATGATCCGCAAGACCGTACTTCTGGCCGGTGTGACCGCCGCCCTTCTCACCGCCGCTCCGGCCCTGGCCCAGGACGCGCCTGCCGCTCCGGCTGCCCAGGCCCAGGCCTCGGGTTCGATCCAGCTTCAGCCCGGCGCCAGCGTCAAGGGTTCGGACGGGGCCGTTCTCGGTACGCTGGAAGGCGTCCAGAACAACGCCGCCGGCGAACAGGAGCTGACGGTTCGCGGTTCTGACGGAGCTTTGCGCGGGGTGGGCCTCGCCGGCCTGACGCAACAGGGCGCCGATGTCGTGGTGGGCGTTTCCTCCGCCGAGTTCGCGACCGCGCCGGTCGTGGAGGACTCGGCTCCGGCGACCACGGACGATATGGCCCCGACGCCGGGCGACGCGACCGCCAATCCTTCGCCGATCCCGGGCCAGCCTGTGACAAAGCCGGCCGAGGACACCACCGAGCCGGAAGCGACCGAGCCGGAAGCCTCGCCGACGCCCCAGGGCTAA
- a CDS encoding GlsB/YeaQ/YmgE family stress response membrane protein — MGLGIIGWIVIGIVAGWLAEKVMGRNHGLVTNLIVGVIGALLGGFIAGNLLGIAVGGFNLITLLVAFLGACLLLFLLGLVKRRA; from the coding sequence ATGGGTCTCGGAATCATCGGCTGGATCGTCATCGGCATCGTCGCCGGCTGGCTGGCTGAAAAAGTCATGGGTCGTAACCACGGCCTCGTCACCAACCTCATCGTCGGCGTCATCGGCGCCCTGCTCGGCGGCTTCATCGCCGGCAACCTGCTCGGCATCGCCGTCGGCGGTTTCAACCTGATCACCCTGCTGGTCGCCTTCCTGGGCGCCTGCCTGCTGCTGTTCCTCCTGGGTCTGGTCAAGCGTCGCGCCTGA
- a CDS encoding helix-turn-helix transcriptional regulator, translating to MATDIDLHLGRRLRRRRRLLGLTQQQLAIQVGIRFQQIQKYECGANRISAARLWQLAEALETPISYFYDGLAEAMERKEQAGANGGEMFSRKETLDLIQAYYQLGERPRRRLLDLAKSLHTEGDVVAS from the coding sequence ATGGCCACCGATATCGATCTCCACCTGGGCCGCCGTCTGCGCCGTCGTCGTCGCCTGCTGGGCCTGACGCAGCAGCAGCTGGCCATCCAGGTCGGCATCCGTTTCCAGCAGATCCAGAAATACGAGTGCGGCGCGAACCGCATCTCGGCCGCCCGCCTGTGGCAGCTGGCCGAGGCGCTCGAAACGCCGATCAGCTATTTCTACGACGGCCTGGCCGAGGCGATGGAACGCAAGGAACAGGCGGGCGCCAACGGCGGCGAGATGTTTTCCCGCAAGGAAACCCTCGACCTGATCCAGGCCTACTACCAGCTGGGCGAACGCCCGCGTCGCCGTCTGCTCGACCTGGCGAAGTCGCTGCATACGGAAGGCGACGTGGTCGCTTCCTAG
- the hisN gene encoding histidinol-phosphatase, translating into MTEFESFAVELAAEAAKVTLPFFRGDYAEENKAGAGVFDPVTEADKGAEAAIRRLIASRYPDHGVIGEEYGEDRPDAEHVWILDPIDGTRAFIAGLPMWTTLIALREGGRSTVGAISQPYIGELFLGGPSGAVLMSRGQTRPIRVRACEKLTDAIIATTAPEIFTPPEFGAWTQVMAAARLARYGCDAYAYAMLAMGRIDMVAETGLKLWDWSALIPVVEAAGGEVTDWRGEAVSGDGRIIAVGDPRVREQALVAFRRGAQ; encoded by the coding sequence ATGACCGAATTCGAATCCTTCGCCGTCGAACTGGCCGCCGAGGCCGCCAAGGTGACCTTGCCGTTCTTCCGGGGCGACTATGCCGAGGAGAACAAGGCGGGTGCGGGCGTCTTCGATCCGGTCACGGAAGCGGACAAGGGGGCGGAAGCCGCCATCCGGCGACTGATCGCCAGCCGGTATCCCGACCACGGGGTCATCGGCGAGGAGTATGGAGAAGACCGGCCGGACGCAGAACACGTCTGGATCCTGGACCCCATCGACGGAACCCGCGCCTTCATCGCGGGCCTGCCGATGTGGACGACCCTGATTGCACTCAGGGAAGGTGGACGATCCACTGTCGGCGCCATCTCCCAGCCGTACATCGGCGAACTGTTCCTGGGCGGACCTTCGGGCGCGGTCCTGATGAGCCGGGGCCAGACGCGGCCGATCCGCGTGCGCGCTTGCGAGAAACTCACCGACGCGATCATCGCCACGACCGCGCCGGAGATCTTCACCCCGCCGGAGTTCGGCGCCTGGACCCAGGTGATGGCGGCCGCGCGGCTGGCCCGCTACGGCTGCGACGCCTATGCCTACGCCATGCTGGCCATGGGCCGGATCGACATGGTGGCCGAGACCGGGCTGAAGCTGTGGGACTGGTCCGCCCTCATCCCCGTGGTCGAGGCGGCCGGGGGCGAGGTCACCGACTGGCGCGGGGAGGCCGTGTCGGGCGACGGGCGCATTATCGCCGTGGGCGACCCCCGCGTGCGCGAACAGGCGCTGGTCGCGTTCCGCCGCGGGGCCCAGTAA
- a CDS encoding DUF1134 domain-containing protein has translation MHRRHLIQTGFAAASMTALGACATGPRQPTEPNYPIASDANAQAYTADELVAAGSRELGIAAEAMGAAIERIFRDQGDAPTAYIAGEEGAGAAVIGLRYGRGALHMKDHSASQDVYWQGTSIGWDIGGNASRVFTLVYGLYAPDAIYRRYPGVEGTAYLIAGLGVNYQRADGIVLAPVRTGVGLRLGANVGTMAYSRQRNILPF, from the coding sequence ATGCACCGCCGCCACCTGATCCAGACCGGTTTCGCCGCCGCCTCCATGACCGCGCTCGGCGCCTGCGCCACCGGCCCGCGTCAGCCGACCGAGCCGAACTATCCGATCGCCTCGGACGCCAACGCCCAGGCCTATACGGCCGACGAACTGGTCGCGGCCGGCTCGCGCGAGCTCGGCATCGCCGCCGAGGCCATGGGCGCGGCCATCGAACGCATCTTCCGCGACCAGGGCGACGCCCCCACCGCCTATATCGCCGGCGAGGAGGGCGCCGGCGCGGCCGTCATCGGCCTGCGCTACGGCCGCGGCGCCCTGCACATGAAGGACCATTCGGCCTCGCAGGACGTCTACTGGCAGGGAACCTCGATCGGCTGGGACATCGGCGGCAACGCCTCGCGCGTCTTCACCCTCGTCTATGGTCTCTACGCCCCGGACGCGATCTATCGCCGCTACCCGGGCGTGGAGGGCACGGCCTATCTGATCGCGGGTCTGGGCGTGAACTACCAGCGCGCCGACGGCATCGTCCTGGCTCCGGTCCGCACGGGCGTGGGCCTGCGCCTCGGCGCCAACGTCGGCACCATGGCCTACAGCCGCCAGCGCAATATCCTGCCGTTCTAG
- a CDS encoding TIGR00645 family protein, producing the protein MSIKPRLETAFERALFRSRWLMAPFYVGLAAALFMLLIVFVRELIYYVPQAFTAGHGMSSNDAILAVLSLVDLSLAGNLLLIVMFSGYENFVSKLDLEGETDRPPWMGTVDFSGLKMKLIASIVAISGIQLLKFFMHFSEGGQINEVEAMWGVIIHLTFVASGVMLALMDWITGKTDKH; encoded by the coding sequence GTGAGCATCAAACCGAGACTGGAAACCGCGTTCGAACGCGCGCTGTTCCGATCGCGCTGGCTGATGGCGCCCTTCTACGTCGGTCTGGCGGCGGCCCTGTTCATGCTGCTGATCGTCTTCGTTCGCGAGCTGATCTATTACGTGCCCCAGGCTTTCACGGCCGGGCACGGCATGAGCTCCAACGACGCCATCCTCGCAGTCCTGTCGCTGGTGGACCTGTCGCTGGCCGGCAATCTGCTGCTGATCGTGATGTTCTCGGGCTACGAGAATTTCGTCTCCAAGCTCGATCTCGAGGGTGAGACGGACCGGCCGCCGTGGATGGGCACGGTCGACTTCTCGGGCCTTAAGATGAAGCTGATCGCCTCCATCGTCGCGATCTCGGGCATCCAGCTCCTGAAATTCTTCATGCATTTCTCCGAGGGCGGCCAGATCAACGAGGTCGAGGCCATGTGGGGCGTCATCATCCACCTGACCTTCGTCGCCTCCGGCGTCATGCTGGCCCTGATGGACTGGATCACCGGCAAGACCGACAAGCACTGA